In Prunus dulcis chromosome 2, ALMONDv2, whole genome shotgun sequence, a single genomic region encodes these proteins:
- the LOC117618863 gene encoding uncharacterized protein LOC117618863 isoform X1, producing the protein MALFTSISTSTLCLSTSIRHCGPSSSSKHFSHPIIASSLSSPASPDSKSTTPNQTILSSSNDTSPNPYASASSRPPEPPGFNYALANGNPFVRFARSAESSIERTIFDFRFLALFAVGGSLAGSLLCFLNGCVYIMDAYKVYWTSCVKGHHTGHMVLRLVEAIDVYLAGTVMLIFGMGLYGLFISNVPHDVPSNNDRALKGSSLFGMFALKERPKWMKISSLDELKTKVGHVIVMILLVKMFERSKMVQITTGLDLLSYSVCIFLSSASLYILHNLHKKGLNG; encoded by the exons atGGCTCTCTTCACTTCCATCTCCACCTCCACCCTCTGCCTTTCCACCTCAATCCGCCACTGCGGGCCTTCAAGCAGCTCGAAGCACTTCTCTCATCCCATCATTGCTTCTTCTCTGAGCTCCCCAGCATCCCCAGATTCAAAATCAACAACCCCAAATCAAACCATACTCTCCTCCTCCAATGATACTTCTCCAAACCCTTACGCCAGTGCGTCCTCTAGGCCCCCGGAACCACCTGGCTTCAACTACGCCCTGGCCAACGGCAACCCGTTTGTTCGGTTTGCCCGTTCTGCGGAGTCTTCAATTGAAAGG ACAATATTTGACTTCCGATTTTTGGCACTCTTTGCTGTTGGAGGTTCCTTGGCTGGTTCGTTGTTGTGCTTTCTCAAT GGTTGCGTTTATATTATGGATGCATATAAAGTTTACTGGACTAGTTGTGTCAAAGGGCATCACACTGGACATATGGTTCTACGACTAGTTGAAGCTATTG ATGTTTACCTTGCTGGGACTGTCATGTTAATATTTGGTATGGGATTATATGGATTATTTATCAGTAATGTCCCTCATGATGTGCCTTCCAATAATGATCGTGCTCTTAAGGGCTCTTCTTTGTTTGGAATGTTTGCTCTGAAG GAGAGGCCAAAATGGATGAAAATTAGCTCACTCGATGAGCTCAAGACGAAAGTGGGACACGTAATTGTCATGATTCTTCTGGTAAAGATGTTTGAGAGGAGCAAGATGGTGCAGATAACTACTGGTTTGGATCTGTTGAGCTATTCTGTCTGTATTTTCCTGTCTTCTGCATCGCTGTACATCCTTCATAATCTACACAA GAAAGGCCTAAATGGATGA
- the LOC117618863 gene encoding uncharacterized protein LOC117618863 isoform X2, with translation MALFTSISTSTLCLSTSIRHCGPSSSSKHFSHPIIASSLSSPASPDSKSTTPNQTILSSSNDTSPNPYASASSRPPEPPGFNYALANGNPFVRFARSAESSIERTIFDFRFLALFAVGGSLAGSLLCFLNGCVYIMDAYKVYWTSCVKGHHTGHMVLRLVEAIDVYLAGTVMLIFGMGLYGLFISNVPHDVPSNNDRALKGSSLFGMFALKERPKWMKISSLDELKTKVGHVIVMILLVKMFERSKMVQITTGLDLLSYSVCIFLSSASLYILHNLHK, from the exons atGGCTCTCTTCACTTCCATCTCCACCTCCACCCTCTGCCTTTCCACCTCAATCCGCCACTGCGGGCCTTCAAGCAGCTCGAAGCACTTCTCTCATCCCATCATTGCTTCTTCTCTGAGCTCCCCAGCATCCCCAGATTCAAAATCAACAACCCCAAATCAAACCATACTCTCCTCCTCCAATGATACTTCTCCAAACCCTTACGCCAGTGCGTCCTCTAGGCCCCCGGAACCACCTGGCTTCAACTACGCCCTGGCCAACGGCAACCCGTTTGTTCGGTTTGCCCGTTCTGCGGAGTCTTCAATTGAAAGG ACAATATTTGACTTCCGATTTTTGGCACTCTTTGCTGTTGGAGGTTCCTTGGCTGGTTCGTTGTTGTGCTTTCTCAAT GGTTGCGTTTATATTATGGATGCATATAAAGTTTACTGGACTAGTTGTGTCAAAGGGCATCACACTGGACATATGGTTCTACGACTAGTTGAAGCTATTG ATGTTTACCTTGCTGGGACTGTCATGTTAATATTTGGTATGGGATTATATGGATTATTTATCAGTAATGTCCCTCATGATGTGCCTTCCAATAATGATCGTGCTCTTAAGGGCTCTTCTTTGTTTGGAATGTTTGCTCTGAAG GAGAGGCCAAAATGGATGAAAATTAGCTCACTCGATGAGCTCAAGACGAAAGTGGGACACGTAATTGTCATGATTCTTCTGGTAAAGATGTTTGAGAGGAGCAAGATGGTGCAGATAACTACTGGTTTGGATCTGTTGAGCTATTCTGTCTGTATTTTCCTGTCTTCTGCATCGCTGTACATCCTTCATAATCTACACAAGTAA
- the LOC117617164 gene encoding RNA polymerase sigma factor sigD, chloroplastic gives MAITTSICSSPNQPPILPTLSLPTIPFTPLKTHHPLQLHLPFPSSSSKSGGNLVSNDALAVAAAAEALVLARAAVEAAIDAVAVTEDIGEVWSCRESGNESGGLVARRKRRRKRRKGLEALDEEMKRDVEDGMVSFEFVRYEHLSPREEAECCLSLKEGARLESERFRVVEAQKHEPTSKQLAKAMGMKMRSIDKVLCKRRESQEKIIRSYRGLVVSVASSYQGKGLSFQDLIQEGSIGLLRGAEKFDHEREWKLSTYVYWWIRQAIIRAIENKSRIIRLPGHVCGMMAKITKAQNSLNQRFQRLPSHDEIAEVIKVNASTVKLVCERSRPPISLDRVATVRGSMTLQEIIQGPEEMMPEKMLIRQLMKQEVEKLLKTLSDREANVLRLHFGLNGESPQSFEEIGRLLKLSRERVRQINGIALSKLRQTSILDNLKLYIV, from the exons ATGGCCATCACCACCAGCATTTGTTCGTCACCAAACCAACCACCAATTCTCCCAACACTTTCACTCCCAACCATCCCATTCACaccactcaaaacccaccaccCTCTCCAACTCCACTTGccttttccctcttcttcctccaaatcTGGTGGCAATTTAGTCTCCAATGACGCATTGGCCGTTGCAGCAGCTGCCGAGGCACTGGTCCTGGCCCGGGCTGCCGTGGAGGCGGCCATAGACGCTGTGGCGGTGACGGAAGACATTGGTGAGGTTTGGAGTTGCAGGGAGAGTGGGAATGAGAGTGGTGGACTGGTGgcgaggaggaagaggaggaggaaaaggagaaaagggttggaggctttggatgaggagatgaagAGGGATGTTGAAGATGGAATGGTGTCATTTGAGTTTGTGAGATATGAACATCTGAGCCCAAGAGAAGAAGCAGAATGCTGTCTGAGTCTCAAG GAGGGAGCAAGACTAGAATCAGAAAGGTTCAGAGTTGTAGAAGCTCAAAAGCATGAGCCAACCTCAAAACAGTTGGCCAAGGCAATGGGAATGAAGATGAGAAGTATAGATAAGGTGCTTTGTAAGAGAAGAGAGTCACAAGAAAAGATCATCAGGAGCTACCGGGGACTTGTTGTCTCTGTTGCCAGCAGTTATCAAGGGAAAGGATTAAGCTTTCAAGACCTCATTCAG GAAGGGAGCATTGGTCTTCTTCGAGGGGCAGAAAAGTTTGATCATGAGCGAGAATGGAAGTTATCAACATATGTGTACTGGTGGATTAGGCAAGCTATTATCAGAGCCATAGAAAACAAGTCTAGAATAATCAGATTACCA GGACACGTGTGCGGCATGAtggcaaaaatcacaaaagcTCAAAATTCCTTGAACCAAAGATTTCAGCGGCTGCCTAGCCATGATGAAATTGCTGAAGTGATCAAAGTGAATGCTTCAACCGTAAAGCTTGTTTGTGAGAGGAGCAGACCCCCAATTTCATTGGATAGAGTGGCAACTGTTCGAGGTTCCATGACACTGCAG GAGATCATACAAGGGCCAGAGGAGATGATGCCAGAAAAGATGCTTATAAGGCAGCTAATGAAGCAAGAGGTCGAGAAGCTTCTGAAGACGCTGAGTGATAGAGAAGCAAATGTATTGAGATTACACTTTGGACTCAATGGAGAGAGCCCTCAGTCTTTTGAGGAGATAGGAAGACTGTTAAAGCTTTCGCGGGAGAGGGTTCGACAGATAAATGGAATTgcattatcaaaattaaggcAGACTAGTATTTTGGACAATCTAAAATTGTATATTGTATAG